In Clostridium sp. SY8519, one genomic interval encodes:
- a CDS encoding NifU family protein — MIQKIEAVIDEKVRPALLAHEGDVQVLSCRDGICRIRLTGKCAGCPSARITTEELIAEEIRNALPEVKDVVLVQAVSEELQDLARRILNHEQI; from the coding sequence GTGATTCAGAAAATAGAAGCGGTAATCGATGAAAAAGTACGCCCGGCACTGCTGGCCCACGAGGGAGATGTGCAGGTTCTGTCCTGTCGGGACGGAATCTGCAGAATCCGTCTGACCGGCAAATGTGCCGGCTGCCCGTCTGCGCGCATCACGACAGAAGAACTGATTGCGGAGGAAATCCGGAACGCGCTGCCGGAGGTGAAAGATGTGGTACTGGTGCAGGCAGTCAGCGAGGAACTGCAGGATCTGGCGAGGAGAATACTGAACCATGAGCAGATATAA
- a CDS encoding MaoC family dehydratase — MSRYNIGIRYCGGCNPAYDRSRLVAQLLQRFPEIAIQYDPERYCALWIVVNGCLTGCADSSSLPGDEICVIRQPADLKQAVQKIQELIDRGNSGKSGDSNAQPAGGTDSRQPGDSNAQPAGGTGPRQPGDSNAQPAGGGDPRQPEDSEAQQRMRTRIAVGAWVSLTHTFTEEEVCRFAELTQDASRMHLDRGFARTTLYHRPVVHGVFVSSLLSGVMGTELPGEGTVLLEESVRYLAPVYPGETVCAEIRVTGIQEYPNHYCCLLQGVCTKEDHTRAVEAEYRQLLLKRLFPPETVQVEQAPMEQKEEKS, encoded by the coding sequence ATGAGCAGATATAACATCGGGATCCGTTACTGCGGCGGCTGCAATCCCGCCTATGACCGATCCCGGCTGGTGGCGCAGCTTTTACAACGGTTTCCGGAGATTGCCATTCAGTATGATCCGGAGCGTTACTGCGCCCTGTGGATTGTGGTAAACGGATGCCTTACGGGCTGTGCGGACAGCAGCAGTCTGCCGGGAGATGAGATCTGTGTGATCCGCCAGCCTGCCGATTTGAAGCAGGCGGTGCAAAAGATACAGGAACTGATTGACCGGGGAAATTCCGGAAAATCGGGAGACAGCAATGCGCAGCCGGCAGGAGGCACTGATTCGCGGCAGCCGGGAGACAGCAATGCGCAGCCGGCAGGAGGCACTGGTCCGCGGCAGCCGGGAGACAGCAATGCGCAGCCGGCGGGAGGCGGTGATCCGCGGCAGCCGGAGGACAGCGAGGCGCAGCAACGGATGCGGACGAGAATCGCAGTGGGCGCCTGGGTATCTCTGACCCATACCTTTACAGAGGAAGAGGTCTGCCGGTTTGCGGAACTGACACAGGATGCCAGCCGCATGCACCTGGACCGCGGGTTTGCCAGAACCACACTGTATCACAGACCAGTGGTCCACGGCGTATTTGTCAGCAGTCTCCTGTCCGGGGTAATGGGAACAGAACTGCCGGGAGAAGGCACCGTGCTGCTGGAGGAATCCGTGCGTTATCTGGCGCCGGTGTATCCCGGGGAGACGGTCTGCGCGGAAATCCGGGTGACTGGGATTCAGGAATATCCGAATCATTACTGCTGCCTGCTGCAGGGCGTATGCACCAAAGAAGATCATACAAGGGCGGTGGAGGCTGAGTACCGGCAGCTGCTGCTGAAACGGCTGTTTCCGCCGGAAACGGTGCAGGTGGAACAGGCGCCGATGGAACAGAAGGAGGAAAAATCATGA
- a CDS encoding acyl-CoA reductase, translated as MTAGGKKRPEAEGECPAGGFEEKLKALNRYHRLHCPPYERLCRGLGEEMPALPAAVFKSVDLYSTEQENLIGQLSSSGSSGQKRSRIWLDAETARAQQMALYQIVSGVLGTERVPMLIVDSPELLKHSASFSAREAGILGFSLMASKRIYALHADHTLNWENIRNYERLVKGKKGLIFGFTFLLWKYFCQPLLEADHKPDLSDCLVIHGGGWKKMQDRAVSPEAFRDGIRKACGCAEIYDYYGMAEQTGSIFLACGQGHLHENPYGRIRIVDPMTGRECPAGTPGVIVSQSLLPGSYPGHNILTEDLGVVLGEDDCPCGKAGRYFRVLGRMKQAEIRGCSDTFAESEDGSQKDGSAGQQKDGITVLAGTFPPLRKIRRVGDQKTAAFFGTLSDRILSDPACRKQPDVYAFGFWCRPGHVQGLLRSGDGSRQGKGTILHIAPSNMPVMFGYSWAAALLAGNGNIVRIPSKTHPETELLCRKVKEVFELPEFREFHQSNALIRFDRNDRILEGLTDLCQGRMLWGSTAVTEHLSRIRGTGSGYPADLLFPGKYSISLLDAERMNRLSREALEQYAIRFCGDTYPADQNACSSPKLLLWKTGNLSAGETDRLRRTWWKLVCRYASDYPMDAGKMMEKYRELCLAYLRETGLKPVKRRSRQVWTVEVRELPERISRLEGKLGLFFEARIQRTEELFPFLTGEIQTVTVAEIDGETLWKQIRAAGCAGVDRVVPMGEALQFSLYWDRKDLLRLLSEPGR; from the coding sequence ATGACAGCCGGAGGAAAAAAACGGCCGGAAGCAGAAGGGGAGTGTCCGGCCGGCGGATTTGAGGAAAAGCTGAAAGCTTTAAACCGGTACCACCGGCTCCACTGCCCGCCTTATGAGCGGCTGTGCCGGGGACTGGGGGAAGAAATGCCGGCGCTGCCGGCAGCGGTATTTAAATCAGTGGATCTGTACAGCACAGAACAGGAAAATCTGATCGGACAGCTTTCTTCATCCGGGAGTTCTGGACAGAAAAGATCCAGGATCTGGCTGGATGCGGAAACCGCCAGGGCGCAGCAGATGGCGCTGTATCAGATTGTATCCGGTGTGCTGGGAACGGAGCGGGTTCCCATGCTGATTGTGGATTCCCCGGAGCTGCTGAAGCACAGCGCTTCCTTTTCCGCGCGGGAAGCGGGAATTCTCGGATTTTCACTTATGGCTTCGAAGCGGATTTACGCGCTGCATGCAGATCATACGTTAAACTGGGAAAATATCCGAAACTATGAACGGTTGGTCAAAGGAAAAAAAGGGCTGATCTTCGGCTTTACCTTCCTTTTGTGGAAGTATTTCTGTCAGCCCCTGTTGGAGGCAGACCATAAGCCGGATCTGTCAGACTGTCTTGTGATCCACGGGGGCGGCTGGAAGAAAATGCAGGATCGCGCCGTATCGCCGGAAGCGTTCCGGGATGGAATCCGAAAGGCCTGCGGCTGCGCAGAAATCTATGATTATTATGGCATGGCGGAGCAGACCGGGAGTATTTTTCTGGCGTGTGGACAGGGGCATCTGCATGAAAACCCCTACGGGCGGATCCGGATCGTGGATCCGATGACCGGCAGAGAATGTCCGGCGGGTACGCCGGGTGTCATTGTCAGTCAGTCTCTTCTGCCCGGTTCCTATCCGGGACACAATATTCTGACGGAGGATCTGGGGGTTGTGCTGGGGGAGGATGACTGTCCCTGCGGGAAAGCGGGCAGGTATTTTCGGGTGCTTGGCAGGATGAAACAGGCGGAAATCCGCGGATGCAGTGATACTTTCGCAGAATCAGAAGACGGTAGTCAGAAGGATGGCAGCGCAGGACAGCAGAAGGACGGGATCACTGTGCTGGCAGGAACCTTTCCTCCGCTGCGGAAGATCCGGAGAGTCGGCGACCAAAAGACGGCCGCGTTTTTCGGAACCCTGTCGGACCGGATTCTGTCAGACCCGGCATGCAGGAAGCAGCCGGATGTATATGCCTTCGGGTTCTGGTGCAGACCCGGCCATGTGCAGGGACTGCTGAGGTCTGGGGACGGATCTCGGCAGGGGAAAGGCACCATTTTGCACATCGCGCCGTCCAATATGCCGGTGATGTTCGGCTATTCCTGGGCAGCCGCGCTGCTGGCAGGAAACGGGAACATCGTCCGTATCCCGTCCAAAACACATCCGGAGACAGAACTTTTGTGCCGGAAAGTCAAAGAAGTGTTTGAACTTCCGGAATTCCGGGAATTTCACCAGTCCAACGCCTTGATTCGTTTTGACAGAAATGACCGGATCCTGGAAGGGCTGACGGACCTGTGCCAGGGGCGGATGCTTTGGGGCAGCACAGCAGTGACCGAACATCTGAGCCGGATCCGCGGCACAGGTTCGGGGTATCCGGCAGATCTGCTTTTTCCCGGAAAATATTCCATCAGTCTGCTGGACGCGGAGCGTATGAACAGACTGTCCCGAGAGGCGCTGGAACAGTATGCCATCCGCTTTTGCGGGGATACATACCCGGCGGATCAGAATGCCTGCTCCAGTCCGAAACTTCTGCTGTGGAAAACCGGAAATCTCAGCGCCGGAGAAACGGACCGGCTGCGTCGGACCTGGTGGAAGCTGGTGTGCCGCTATGCGTCGGATTACCCGATGGATGCCGGAAAAATGATGGAGAAATACCGGGAACTCTGCCTGGCTTATCTGCGGGAAACGGGGCTGAAGCCGGTGAAACGGAGAAGCAGGCAGGTGTGGACCGTGGAAGTTCGGGAGCTTCCGGAGCGTATCAGCCGTCTGGAGGGGAAGCTGGGGCTGTTTTTTGAAGCCCGGATTCAGCGGACGGAGGAACTGTTTCCTTTCCTGACCGGAGAAATACAGACGGTGACAGTGGCGGAAATCGATGGGGAGACACTCTGGAAGCAGATCCGGGCCGCAGGATGCGCCGGTGTGGACCGTGTGGTGCCAATGGGGGAGGCACTGCAGTTTTCTCTGTACTGGGACCGGAAGGATCTGCTGCGGCTGCTTTCGGAGCCGGGCAGGTGA
- a CDS encoding AMP-binding protein: MYFWERHREYQDRPMLITEQGETFRYGEVWDWQERFLSGLPARSLIFFTGGRRAADLAIYLGLLRMGHVPLMLPETLGQEQKRQLVKRYQPNGLIDGRQKNIRMLHSEKVRMHPDLALLLLTSGSTGSPKAVRLSCRNLQSNAESIAEYLEITAADRAVTMLPLSYTYGLSVIHSHVYRGACLLVTERSILEQQFWEFLQTAGATALSGVPYTYELFHRFHLEDIPVPSLRTVTQAGGHLPEELQRYMAEWTRKRGIRFYVMYGQTEATARMAYLPWEKCLEKPGSIGRAIPGGTMELADETGAPVTGADQEGELVYHGPNVSMGYAENREDLQLGDCRHQTLHTGDLARRDRDGYYYITGRRARFVKLFGKRISLDQVEQLVTGRWPEVSCACVGDDTGILLCMEQKAGNPAPEAVRNFLEKEGGIPGKAVILRTLEEIPRRENGKTDYPQLKALQAEAGM; the protein is encoded by the coding sequence ATGTATTTCTGGGAAAGACACAGAGAATATCAGGACAGGCCGATGCTGATCACCGAGCAGGGAGAAACGTTTCGCTACGGGGAAGTCTGGGACTGGCAGGAGCGTTTCCTGAGCGGCCTGCCGGCCCGCAGCCTGATCTTTTTTACAGGGGGCAGACGGGCGGCGGATCTTGCGATTTATCTCGGACTGCTGCGTATGGGCCATGTACCGCTGATGCTGCCGGAAACGCTGGGACAGGAGCAGAAAAGGCAGCTGGTGAAAAGGTATCAGCCCAACGGACTGATTGACGGCAGGCAGAAAAACATCCGGATGCTGCATTCCGAAAAGGTAAGGATGCATCCGGACCTGGCGCTTCTGCTGCTTACTTCCGGCAGTACCGGCAGTCCGAAAGCAGTGCGGCTGTCCTGCCGGAATCTTCAGTCCAACGCGGAATCCATTGCGGAATATCTGGAAATCACAGCGGCGGACCGGGCAGTGACCATGCTGCCCCTGTCCTATACCTATGGGCTGTCTGTGATTCACAGCCATGTGTACAGGGGCGCCTGCCTCCTGGTGACGGAACGCAGCATACTGGAGCAGCAGTTCTGGGAATTCCTGCAAACGGCCGGCGCCACGGCCCTGTCCGGCGTGCCCTATACTTACGAACTGTTCCATCGGTTCCATCTGGAAGATATCCCGGTGCCTTCGCTGCGGACGGTTACGCAGGCCGGCGGACATCTGCCGGAAGAGCTGCAGCGGTATATGGCGGAATGGACACGAAAGAGGGGGATTCGGTTCTATGTGATGTACGGACAGACAGAAGCGACGGCCCGGATGGCGTACCTTCCCTGGGAAAAATGTCTGGAGAAGCCGGGCAGCATCGGAAGAGCCATCCCCGGCGGAACGATGGAACTGGCGGATGAAACGGGGGCTCCGGTTACCGGGGCGGATCAGGAAGGCGAACTGGTCTATCACGGTCCCAATGTGTCGATGGGATATGCGGAAAACAGAGAAGACCTGCAGCTGGGGGACTGCCGGCACCAGACTTTGCATACCGGAGATCTGGCCCGTCGGGACAGGGACGGATATTACTATATTACCGGCCGGCGGGCGCGGTTTGTAAAACTGTTCGGAAAGCGAATCAGCCTGGATCAGGTGGAACAGCTGGTGACCGGCCGGTGGCCGGAGGTCAGCTGCGCCTGTGTGGGAGATGATACCGGAATCCTTCTGTGCATGGAACAGAAGGCCGGAAATCCCGCGCCGGAAGCAGTGCGGAACTTTCTGGAAAAGGAGGGGGGAATTCCGGGCAAGGCAGTGATATTACGGACCCTGGAAGAAATTCCGCGAAGGGAGAACGGGAAAACAGATTATCCACAGCTGAAAGCGCTGCAGGCGGAAGCCGGGATGTGA
- the rpoN gene encoding RNA polymerase factor sigma-54: MNHKMQLELTQKQTISQQMLQYMDILQMSAAELEAHIEAVSMENPVLELADPDQPSRTDSEIDRQRKLEWLESTDYQNKVYYQSDSSAEYSQENLHDISEDGKALSEYLNSQLMFFSYSPEEQQILNYLIYSLDSKGYYTEDPAIPAAQFHVSEHTVLHLLQEIQNLDPAGVGARDLKECLVLQLHRKKNYSAITEQVILFHLDEVAKNHIPQIAKKMKVTTEDVLAACEEIRTFNPKPGNSFSNREHLRYISPDAIVIKTDQEFDILINEYQYPRFSMNPFYVDLAKQTTDKTARKYLKEKIQQIQSLSDSIGMRTSTLSKVMHALVTRQKLFFLRGPGNKVPMGLADLAEDTGLHESTISRTLHSKYLQCSWGVFPLNYFLTPVASVSRTSGEEQTQEHILAKIREIIDREDKKKPLSDEAIRKELEQFDISISRRTVNKYRQELGIPDKTGRKEYHTQ, from the coding sequence ATGAATCATAAAATGCAGCTTGAACTGACCCAGAAGCAGACCATATCCCAGCAGATGCTCCAGTATATGGACATCCTGCAGATGAGCGCAGCCGAACTTGAAGCCCATATCGAAGCGGTTTCCATGGAGAATCCGGTACTGGAACTGGCGGATCCGGATCAGCCGTCCCGCACAGATTCCGAAATCGACCGGCAGCGCAAGCTGGAGTGGCTGGAATCCACCGATTATCAGAACAAAGTATACTATCAGTCCGACAGTTCTGCCGAATATTCCCAGGAAAATCTTCACGACATTTCCGAAGATGGAAAAGCCCTGTCCGAATACCTGAATTCCCAGCTCATGTTCTTTAGCTACAGCCCGGAAGAACAGCAGATCTTAAACTATCTGATCTATTCCCTGGATTCCAAGGGATACTATACCGAAGATCCGGCGATTCCCGCCGCCCAGTTCCATGTGTCAGAGCATACGGTGCTTCATCTGCTGCAGGAGATCCAGAACCTGGATCCTGCCGGAGTCGGTGCCCGGGACCTGAAAGAATGCCTGGTGCTTCAGCTTCACCGCAAGAAAAATTACTCCGCCATCACCGAACAGGTCATCCTGTTCCATCTGGACGAAGTCGCCAAAAACCACATCCCTCAGATCGCAAAGAAAATGAAAGTGACCACCGAAGATGTGCTGGCCGCCTGTGAGGAGATCCGCACCTTCAATCCGAAGCCCGGCAACTCCTTCAGCAACCGGGAACACCTGCGCTACATCAGTCCGGATGCCATTGTCATCAAGACAGACCAGGAATTCGACATCCTCATCAACGAATACCAGTATCCCCGGTTTTCCATGAATCCTTTCTATGTGGATCTGGCCAAACAGACCACGGACAAAACCGCCAGAAAATATCTGAAGGAAAAGATCCAGCAGATCCAGAGCCTGTCGGACAGCATCGGCATGCGCACTTCCACCCTGTCCAAAGTCATGCACGCCCTGGTGACCCGTCAGAAGCTTTTCTTCCTGCGGGGACCCGGCAACAAAGTGCCCATGGGACTTGCGGATCTGGCGGAAGATACCGGTCTTCACGAATCCACCATCAGCCGGACCCTCCACAGCAAATATCTGCAGTGCAGCTGGGGCGTATTTCCGCTGAATTATTTCCTGACACCGGTCGCTTCTGTCTCCCGCACTTCCGGGGAAGAGCAGACCCAGGAACACATCCTGGCCAAAATCCGGGAAATCATCGACCGGGAAGACAAAAAGAAACCCCTGAGTGATGAAGCCATCCGCAAAGAGCTGGAACAGTTCGACATCTCCATCTCCCGCCGCACGGTCAACAAATACCGGCAGGAACTGGGCATCCCGGACAAAACCGGCCGGAAAGAATACCATACCCAGTGA
- a CDS encoding YoaK family protein — MDLIQRNNDTILHMTMSCVGGFTGVYAIMLRDHNFGQAATGNLLELFSRIVIGHSWYEVLWRATALGLFALFLGLAHMLERRLPGRSRLICILAEYAGILITGLIPPSAPPIPALFPVFALTAFQWGSFAGARGFSCSTIFSSNNLKQTVFSFQDYRQTGDPRMKEKFLFFLSTLICFYASATAGAYLVLHLGARSIWLCWIPLSLALYLTLAAVRQPKEEISPCSPSSAIVK, encoded by the coding sequence ATGGATCTGATTCAGCGAAATAATGACACCATCCTGCACATGACCATGAGCTGTGTCGGCGGTTTTACCGGCGTCTATGCCATCATGCTGCGGGATCACAATTTCGGTCAGGCCGCCACCGGCAACCTGCTGGAGCTCTTCAGCCGAATCGTAATCGGCCATTCCTGGTATGAAGTACTCTGGCGCGCTACAGCTCTGGGACTGTTTGCCTTGTTTCTCGGACTGGCCCACATGCTGGAACGCCGGCTGCCCGGACGCAGCCGTCTGATTTGTATTCTGGCGGAATACGCGGGAATCCTGATTACGGGGCTGATTCCCCCATCTGCTCCGCCGATTCCCGCGTTGTTTCCGGTGTTTGCGCTGACTGCTTTTCAGTGGGGCAGCTTCGCCGGCGCCAGGGGCTTCAGCTGTTCCACCATCTTTTCTTCCAACAATCTGAAGCAGACGGTCTTCTCCTTCCAGGATTACCGCCAGACCGGGGATCCACGGATGAAAGAAAAATTTCTCTTCTTTCTTTCCACTCTGATCTGCTTCTATGCCTCTGCCACGGCAGGCGCGTACCTGGTCCTGCACCTCGGTGCCCGGAGCATCTGGCTGTGCTGGATCCCCCTTTCCCTCGCGTTGTATCTTACCCTGGCCGCTGTCCGTCAGCCAAAGGAAGAGATTTCACCTTGCAGTCCGTCCTCTGCAATTGTAAAATAA
- the thiD gene encoding bifunctional hydroxymethylpyrimidine kinase/phosphomethylpyrimidine kinase, whose protein sequence is MRTALTIAGSDCSGGAGIQADIKTMMANGVYAMSAVTALTAQNTTGVSVIRCTDPECLEAQLDQVFTDIFPDAVKIGMVADTELIRSIAKKLKEYQPRYIVLDPVMVSTSGAELLKEDAADALTRELFPLATVLTPNLPETEALTGQKITKEGEMCSAAASLVRRYGCAVLCKGGHSSRGASDLLVRNPADPEFTWFAGRRIENPNTHGTGCTLSSAIAANLAKGFSLTASVQRAKEYVSEALAAMLDLGNGSGPLNHGFAVHGYYAEDPDQTAAGRQGAEETEGCHETAAQNF, encoded by the coding sequence ATGAGGACAGCATTAACAATCGCTGGCAGCGACTGCAGCGGAGGCGCCGGAATTCAGGCAGATATCAAGACGATGATGGCCAATGGCGTGTATGCCATGAGCGCGGTCACAGCTCTGACAGCGCAGAATACCACCGGCGTATCTGTGATCAGATGCACGGATCCGGAGTGTCTGGAGGCACAGCTGGATCAGGTGTTTACGGACATCTTTCCGGACGCGGTTAAGATCGGCATGGTGGCGGATACGGAACTAATCCGCTCCATCGCGAAGAAGTTAAAAGAGTATCAGCCGCGTTATATCGTGCTGGATCCGGTTATGGTATCTACCAGCGGAGCAGAGCTGCTGAAAGAAGACGCGGCAGATGCGCTGACCCGGGAGCTTTTTCCGCTGGCGACAGTTCTTACGCCGAATCTTCCGGAAACAGAGGCTTTGACCGGACAGAAGATCACGAAAGAGGGAGAGATGTGTTCGGCAGCAGCCAGTCTTGTCCGCAGATATGGATGCGCGGTACTGTGCAAGGGCGGACACAGCAGCCGGGGGGCCAGTGACCTGCTGGTCCGGAACCCCGCAGATCCGGAATTTACCTGGTTTGCAGGCAGGCGGATTGAGAATCCGAACACCCATGGAACCGGTTGTACATTGTCCAGCGCGATTGCGGCGAATCTGGCCAAGGGATTTTCCCTGACAGCATCCGTGCAGCGGGCAAAAGAGTATGTATCAGAGGCACTGGCGGCCATGCTGGATCTTGGAAATGGAAGCGGCCCGCTGAACCATGGCTTTGCGGTGCATGGTTATTACGCGGAGGATCCGGATCAGACCGCAGCCGGCAGACAGGGAGCGGAAGAGACCGAAGGCTGTCACGAAACAGCTGCACAGAATTTCTGA
- the thiC gene encoding phosphomethylpyrimidine synthase ThiC: MKTYTTQMDAARKGIITPQMETVARKEYMEPEKLRELVAEGKVAIPANIHHTSLDPEGVGSMLRTKINVNLGISRDCKDYDVEMKKVMHAVDLGAEAIMDLSSHGNTQPFRQKLTGECPAMIGTVPVYDSVIHYQRDLAELTAEDFVDVVRLHAEDGVDFVTLHCGITRKTIDQIRTHKRKMNLVSRGGSLVFAWMCMTGEENPFYEHYDEILEICEQHDVTISLGDACRPGCLADATDVCQIEELVRLGELTKRAWAHNVQVMVEGPGHVPLDQIAANMKVQQTICMGAPFYVLGPLVTDIAPGYDHITAAIGGALAAASGAAFLCYVTPAEHLALPNVEDVKQGIIASKIAAHAADIAKGVPHARDIDDRMADARRELDWEAQFACALDPETARKIREDRLPEDDHAEACSMCGKFCAVRSMNKALSGEYIDIL; encoded by the coding sequence ATGAAAACATATACCACACAGATGGACGCGGCACGGAAAGGCATTATCACCCCGCAGATGGAGACAGTGGCACGGAAGGAATATATGGAGCCGGAGAAGCTTAGGGAACTGGTGGCAGAAGGCAAAGTGGCGATTCCCGCCAATATCCACCACACATCACTGGATCCGGAGGGTGTGGGCAGCATGCTGCGTACAAAAATCAATGTCAACCTGGGAATTTCCAGAGACTGCAAGGATTATGACGTGGAGATGAAAAAAGTGATGCATGCGGTGGATCTGGGAGCGGAAGCCATTATGGACCTGTCCAGCCATGGAAATACACAGCCGTTCCGTCAAAAGCTTACGGGAGAATGTCCGGCGATGATCGGTACGGTGCCGGTCTATGACAGCGTGATTCATTACCAGAGAGATCTGGCGGAGCTGACGGCGGAAGACTTTGTGGATGTGGTTCGTCTGCATGCGGAAGACGGCGTGGATTTTGTCACGCTTCACTGCGGAATCACCAGAAAAACCATCGATCAGATCCGAACCCACAAGCGGAAGATGAACCTGGTCAGCCGCGGCGGCAGTTTGGTTTTTGCCTGGATGTGCATGACCGGAGAGGAAAATCCGTTTTATGAACACTATGATGAGATCCTGGAGATCTGTGAACAGCACGATGTGACCATTTCTCTGGGCGATGCCTGCCGGCCGGGATGTCTGGCAGACGCTACGGATGTATGCCAGATTGAGGAACTGGTGCGCCTGGGCGAATTGACCAAACGGGCCTGGGCCCACAATGTGCAGGTCATGGTGGAAGGACCGGGACATGTGCCGCTGGATCAGATCGCCGCAAATATGAAGGTACAGCAGACCATCTGTATGGGCGCGCCGTTTTATGTACTGGGCCCCCTGGTGACGGATATCGCGCCGGGATATGACCATATCACGGCGGCAATCGGCGGCGCTCTGGCGGCAGCCAGCGGAGCGGCGTTTCTGTGTTATGTGACACCGGCGGAGCATCTGGCGCTGCCGAATGTAGAAGATGTAAAACAGGGGATCATCGCCTCGAAGATCGCGGCCCATGCGGCGGATATCGCCAAAGGGGTTCCTCACGCCAGGGACATCGATGACCGGATGGCGGACGCCCGGCGGGAACTGGACTGGGAGGCGCAGTTTGCCTGCGCGCTGGATCCGGAAACGGCCCGGAAGATCCGGGAAGACCGCCTGCCGGAAGATGACCATGCGGAAGCCTGCAGTATGTGCGGCAAATTCTGCGCGGTAAGAAGCATGAATAAGGCGCTTTCGGGAGAATATATCGACATTTTGTAA
- a CDS encoding YibE/F family protein, which yields MMILILTVVLFVLLVAIGDERGVASMFTILGNMLLMLLCFYLIAHGKNPYLVTAVCVLLFLLLTLFAQNGANPKTAASFLSVLIVLCAVTGFSAWVIYAGSLGGFGELYIYDEEISFLNSEIGISANALLICSILLGVLGALTDTALAVSSALYEVHANNPSLGFRELYRSGSRVGRDILGTTINTLLFAEFGESFFIWMIFLRQGYTLPQLLNSRSLLQEVLLIFAANIGCLLIIPLTAAVTAGRLQPSRQDSPAGDV from the coding sequence ATGATGATTCTGATTCTGACTGTCGTTCTCTTCGTCCTGCTGGTGGCCATCGGGGACGAACGGGGTGTGGCCTCCATGTTCACCATCCTTGGAAATATGCTGCTGATGCTGCTCTGCTTCTACCTGATCGCCCATGGGAAAAATCCCTATCTGGTGACTGCTGTCTGCGTCCTTCTGTTCCTTCTGCTGACCCTGTTCGCCCAAAACGGCGCCAATCCGAAGACCGCCGCTTCCTTCCTTTCGGTTCTGATCGTCTTATGCGCTGTCACCGGTTTCAGCGCCTGGGTCATTTATGCCGGCAGTCTCGGCGGTTTCGGGGAACTCTATATCTACGATGAGGAGATCTCCTTTTTAAACAGCGAAATCGGCATCAGCGCCAATGCCCTGCTGATCTGTTCGATTCTGCTGGGCGTACTGGGTGCTCTGACCGATACGGCGCTGGCCGTCTCCTCCGCCCTGTATGAAGTCCACGCGAACAATCCTTCTCTGGGTTTCCGGGAATTATACCGCTCCGGCAGCAGAGTCGGACGGGACATTCTCGGCACCACCATCAATACGCTGCTTTTCGCGGAATTCGGTGAATCGTTCTTTATCTGGATGATCTTTCTGCGACAGGGATATACCCTGCCCCAGCTGCTGAATTCCCGCTCGCTTCTCCAGGAAGTCCTGCTGATTTTCGCGGCAAATATCGGCTGCCTGCTGATTATTCCCCTGACTGCCGCAGTCACCGCCGGACGGCTTCAGCCGTCCCGGCAGGATTCTCCTGCCGGAGACGTCTGA